Proteins encoded in a region of the Pseudomonas denitrificans (nom. rej.) genome:
- the kdpA gene encoding potassium-transporting ATPase subunit KdpA, with protein MNSHDLLLIVAFLALVLVPAPFLGRFYYKVMEGQRTFLSPLFLPVERAIYRACGIRPEDEQDWKSYTLALLAFNLVGLVLLFAILLLQGLLPLNPQNLPGLEWTLAFNTAVSFVTNTNWQAYSGEASLSYLSQMLGLTVQNFVSAAVGLAVLVALARGISRKSTNNLGNFWVDLTRATLYGLIPLCLLLALLLVWQGVPQTFLDYAHALTVQGADQSIPLGPAASQIAIKQLGTNGGGFFGVNSAHPFENPTIWSNLFEVVSIILIPAALVFTFGHYVKDLRQSRAILGCMLVLFALGLGVTLWAEYQPNPALSALPVEQVAPLEGKESRFGTTASVLWAVTTTAASNGSVNAMHDSLNPLSGMVAMLNMMVGEVIFGGVGAGLYGMLLFVLVAVFLAGLMVGRTPEYLGKKLEAREVRLLVATLLVMPVGVLVLGAIAASLPGPASAVSNPGAHGFSQLLYAYTSGTANNGSAFGGFGANTPFHNLMIALAMLIGRFGYILPVLAIAGSLAAKKATPVGPNSFPTHGLLFVSLLTATILLVGGLNFLPTLVLGPVADHLTLGF; from the coding sequence ATGAACAGTCATGACCTGTTGCTGATCGTCGCCTTCCTGGCGCTGGTGCTGGTGCCGGCACCGTTCCTCGGGCGCTTCTACTACAAGGTGATGGAGGGGCAGCGCACCTTCCTCAGCCCCCTGTTCCTGCCGGTGGAGCGGGCGATCTACCGTGCGTGCGGCATCCGTCCCGAAGACGAACAGGACTGGAAGAGCTACACCCTGGCCCTGCTGGCGTTCAACCTGGTGGGGCTGGTGCTGCTGTTCGCCATCCTCCTGCTGCAGGGGCTGCTGCCGCTCAACCCGCAGAACCTGCCGGGCCTGGAATGGACGCTGGCGTTCAACACCGCGGTGAGCTTCGTCACCAACACCAACTGGCAGGCCTATAGCGGCGAAGCTTCGCTGAGCTACCTGAGCCAGATGCTCGGCCTGACCGTGCAGAACTTCGTCAGCGCCGCCGTCGGCCTGGCCGTGCTGGTGGCGCTGGCCCGAGGCATCTCGCGCAAGTCGACGAACAACCTCGGCAACTTCTGGGTCGACCTGACCCGCGCCACCCTCTACGGGCTGATCCCGCTGTGCCTGCTGCTGGCGCTGCTGCTGGTCTGGCAGGGCGTGCCGCAGACCTTCCTCGACTATGCCCACGCGCTGACCGTGCAGGGCGCCGACCAGTCCATCCCGCTGGGCCCGGCGGCCAGCCAGATCGCCATCAAGCAGCTGGGCACCAACGGCGGCGGCTTCTTCGGCGTGAACTCGGCGCACCCGTTCGAGAACCCGACCATCTGGAGCAACCTGTTCGAGGTCGTCTCCATCATCCTGATCCCGGCCGCGCTGGTGTTCACCTTCGGCCACTACGTGAAGGACCTGCGCCAGAGCCGCGCCATCCTCGGTTGCATGCTGGTGCTGTTCGCCCTGGGCCTGGGCGTGACGCTGTGGGCCGAGTACCAGCCCAACCCGGCGCTCAGCGCGCTGCCGGTGGAGCAGGTCGCTCCGCTGGAGGGCAAGGAGAGCCGCTTCGGCACCACCGCCAGCGTGCTCTGGGCGGTGACCACCACGGCGGCCTCCAACGGCTCGGTGAACGCCATGCATGACAGCCTCAACCCGCTGTCGGGCATGGTCGCGATGCTCAACATGATGGTCGGCGAAGTGATCTTCGGCGGCGTCGGTGCGGGCCTCTACGGCATGTTGCTGTTCGTCCTGGTGGCGGTGTTCCTCGCCGGGCTGATGGTCGGCCGCACCCCGGAATACCTCGGCAAGAAGCTCGAGGCCCGTGAAGTGCGCCTGCTGGTGGCGACCCTGCTGGTGATGCCGGTTGGCGTACTGGTGCTCGGCGCCATCGCCGCCAGCCTGCCCGGCCCGGCCTCGGCGGTGAGCAACCCCGGCGCCCACGGCTTCAGCCAACTGCTCTACGCCTACACCTCGGGCACCGCGAACAACGGTTCGGCCTTCGGTGGCTTCGGCGCCAACACCCCGTTCCACAACCTGATGATCGCCCTGGCCATGCTGATCGGCCGCTTCGGCTACATCCTCCCGGTGCTGGCGATTGCCGGCAGCCTGGCGGCGAAGAAGGCCACCCCGGTCGGCCCCAACAGCTTCCCGACCCACGGCCTGCTGTTCGTCAGCCTGCTGACCGCCACCATCCTGCTGGTGGGCGGCCTGAACTTCCTGCCAACGCTGGTGCTGGGCCCGGTGGCCGATCACCTGACGCTTGGCTTCTGA
- the kdpB gene encoding potassium-transporting ATPase subunit KdpB — translation MNAKTQELALNKAVEKRPTTALSALWKPALVQAFVKLDPRQLQRSPVMLVVALTAVLTTVLCAFGGDSVPTFVAVQIALWLWFTVLFANFAEALAEGRGKARADSLKAGTQGLQAMRRTASGNFEKVAASSLRKGDVVRVEAGELIPGDGEVIEGVAAVNEAAITGESAPVIRESGGDRSAVTGNTRLVSDGLLVKITANPGESTLDRMIALVEGAKRQKTPNEVALDILLIGLTLIFLLVVVTLKPFALFVGGNLPLVFLVALLVTLIPTTIGGLLSAIGIAGMDRLVRLNVIAKSGRAVEAAGDVHVLMLDKTGTITFGNRRCSALHTAPGVQPLELAEGAFLASLADDTPEGKSIVEFLRAQIILPEPDRNRVTPVAFSAETRLSGINIDGHVYRKGAVDAALAFIGMDRTQMPETLAKEIERIAQSGGTPLLVVADGKLLGAIHLKDVVKPGIRERFAELRRMGIRTVMVTGDNPLTAAAIAAEAGVDDVIAEATPEKKLARIRQEQGEGRMVAMCGDGANDAPALAQADVGMAMNDGTQAAREAANLVDLDSDPTKLLDVVQVGKELLVTRGALTTFSVANDVAKYFAILPALFAGIYPQLGVLNVMKLASPQSAILSAIVFNALIIVALIPLALRGVRVQASDASQLLRRNLLIYGVGGLLAPFVGIKVIDMILVAVGLA, via the coding sequence ATGAATGCGAAAACCCAGGAACTGGCCCTGAACAAGGCCGTCGAAAAACGCCCGACCACCGCGCTGTCCGCCCTGTGGAAGCCGGCGCTGGTGCAGGCCTTCGTCAAGCTCGACCCGCGCCAGCTGCAACGCTCGCCGGTGATGCTGGTGGTGGCCCTGACCGCCGTGCTGACCACTGTGCTCTGCGCCTTCGGCGGCGACTCGGTGCCCACCTTCGTCGCCGTGCAGATCGCCTTGTGGCTGTGGTTCACCGTGCTCTTCGCCAACTTCGCCGAAGCCCTCGCCGAGGGCCGTGGCAAGGCCCGCGCGGACAGCCTCAAGGCCGGCACCCAGGGTCTGCAGGCCATGCGCCGGACTGCCAGCGGCAACTTCGAGAAAGTCGCCGCCAGCAGCCTGCGCAAGGGTGACGTGGTGCGTGTCGAAGCCGGTGAACTGATCCCCGGCGACGGCGAAGTGATCGAAGGCGTGGCGGCGGTCAACGAGGCTGCCATCACCGGCGAATCCGCGCCGGTGATCCGCGAATCCGGCGGCGACCGCTCGGCCGTGACCGGCAACACCCGGCTGGTCTCCGACGGTCTGCTGGTGAAGATCACCGCCAATCCCGGCGAGTCCACCCTCGACCGCATGATCGCCCTGGTGGAGGGCGCCAAGCGCCAGAAGACCCCCAACGAGGTGGCGCTGGACATCCTGCTGATCGGCCTGACGCTGATCTTCCTGCTGGTGGTCGTGACCCTGAAGCCCTTCGCCCTGTTCGTCGGCGGCAACCTGCCGCTGGTGTTCCTGGTGGCGCTGCTGGTGACACTGATCCCCACCACCATCGGCGGGCTGCTCTCGGCCATCGGCATCGCCGGCATGGACCGCCTGGTGCGCCTGAACGTCATCGCCAAGTCCGGCCGCGCCGTGGAAGCGGCGGGGGACGTGCACGTGCTGATGCTCGACAAGACCGGCACCATCACCTTCGGCAATCGCCGCTGCAGCGCGCTGCATACCGCTCCCGGCGTGCAGCCGCTGGAGCTGGCCGAGGGCGCGTTCCTCGCCTCGCTGGCCGATGACACGCCGGAGGGCAAGTCCATTGTCGAATTCCTCCGCGCGCAGATCATCCTGCCGGAGCCGGACCGAAACCGCGTGACCCCGGTGGCCTTCAGCGCCGAAACGCGCCTGTCGGGCATCAACATCGACGGCCACGTGTACCGCAAGGGCGCGGTGGACGCTGCGCTGGCCTTTATCGGTATGGACCGCACGCAGATGCCCGAAACCCTCGCCAAGGAGATCGAGCGCATCGCCCAGAGTGGCGGCACGCCGCTGCTGGTGGTGGCCGACGGCAAGCTGCTGGGCGCTATCCACCTGAAGGACGTGGTCAAGCCGGGCATTCGCGAGCGTTTCGCCGAGCTGCGCCGCATGGGCATCCGTACCGTGATGGTGACCGGCGACAACCCGCTGACCGCTGCCGCCATCGCCGCCGAAGCGGGCGTGGACGACGTGATCGCCGAAGCCACGCCGGAGAAGAAGCTGGCGCGCATTCGCCAGGAGCAGGGCGAGGGCCGCATGGTCGCCATGTGCGGCGACGGCGCCAACGACGCCCCCGCCCTGGCGCAGGCAGATGTCGGCATGGCCATGAACGACGGCACCCAGGCCGCCCGCGAGGCCGCCAACCTGGTGGACCTGGACAGCGACCCGACCAAGCTGCTGGACGTGGTGCAGGTGGGCAAGGAGCTGCTGGTGACCCGTGGCGCGCTGACCACCTTCTCGGTGGCCAACGACGTGGCCAAGTACTTCGCCATCCTTCCTGCGCTGTTCGCCGGCATCTACCCGCAACTGGGCGTACTCAACGTGATGAAACTGGCCAGCCCGCAGAGCGCCATCCTCTCGGCCATCGTGTTCAACGCACTGATCATCGTCGCGCTGATCCCCCTGGCCCTGCGCGGCGTGCGCGTGCAGGCCAGCGACGCTTCGCAGCTGCTGCGGCGCAACCTGCTGATCTACGGCGTGGGCGGGCTGCTGGCGCCGTTCGTGGGGATCAAGGTAATCGACATGATCCTCGTCGCCGTGGGCCTGGCCTGA
- the kdpC gene encoding potassium-transporting ATPase subunit KdpC — MLNQLRPAIVSLVLLSAVTGVAYPLAVTGIAQVAFHDQANGSLVRDDQGNVRGSALIAQKFDGAQWFHSRPSAGDFATVSSSASNLAPGNPALAERIAKDAAAQQIGAQPVPLALVTTSGSGLDPQLPPAAALYQVPRIALERGVPAASLEKLVEANTERPLIGPAVVNVLALNMALASLPR; from the coding sequence ATGCTCAACCAACTCCGCCCCGCCATCGTCTCGCTGGTCCTGCTCAGCGCCGTCACCGGCGTTGCCTACCCGCTGGCCGTCACCGGCATCGCCCAGGTCGCCTTCCACGACCAGGCCAACGGCAGCCTGGTGCGTGACGACCAGGGCAACGTGCGCGGCTCGGCGCTGATCGCGCAGAAATTCGACGGTGCCCAGTGGTTCCACTCGCGCCCCTCCGCTGGCGACTTCGCCACCGTCTCCAGCAGCGCCAGCAACCTCGCGCCCGGCAACCCGGCGCTGGCCGAACGCATCGCCAAGGATGCCGCTGCCCAGCAGATTGGCGCGCAACCGGTGCCGCTGGCGCTGGTCACCACCTCCGGCAGCGGTCTCGACCCGCAACTGCCGCCCGCCGCCGCGCTGTACCAGGTGCCGCGCATCGCCCTGGAGCGCGGCGTACCGGCGGCGAGCCTGGAGAAACTGGTGGAAGCCAACACCGAACGCCCGCTGATCGGCCCCGCCGTGGTCAACGTGCTGGCGCTGAACATGGCCCTGGCCAGCCTGCCTCGCTAG
- a CDS encoding sensor histidine kinase, with protein MTDPNRADALLADLPPMGRGRLKVFLGAAPGVGKTYAMLLAAQSQLRQSVKLRVGVVETHGRAETEALLAGLPQQALKRSEYRGITLEEMDLDGLLGDPPALALVDELAHSNAPGSRHAKRWQDIQELLSAGIDVYTTVNVQHLESLNDQVRDITGVQVRETVPDWVLQEAYELLLVDLPPRELLERLREGKVYVPEQARAAIDAFFSQTNLTALRELAMQTAAARVDDDLAHRYRQQGGDAPAVRGRLLVGVDGEHNAERLVRHASRVAERRHLPWSLVHVDTGEARSETSRMQLQNAQQLAERLGGDVVELRGGEVARTLVEHAKERRATLLLVGRSRQRWYRRLFGGGLAARLLRLGDGLEISVLDSEADLAPPRARPQSPWPWGNYLLATLAAGCASALAWAVASVLELPNISLVFLAAVLLVAVRSSLGPALACAVLSFLAYDFLFIPPHFSFSIQREEDVLTLLFFLLMAGLTGNLAARQRRQLQALRETQEETSQMLELSRKLTAATDRQAVMAAAAQQLGGWEGLDICLLGRVNGEWKLEGGFNRTLEDQERAAADWAWQHDQPAGLGTGTLPGGRWWWWPLSGEDGPLALLGVSPRDSQPLSGSRRRLLAALGQPLAQALARARLAEDLEAARLHGETEQLRSALLASVSHDLRTPLTSMRGAIDSLLALGDAIPPPDRRELLESTRDEAERLDRYIQNLLDMTRLGHGGLKLSRDWVSPGDIVGSALNRLRAVVAPYRVETRVAPELPLLYVHAALIEQALVNVLENAARFSPPQGRLRVALEQGEDELRFLVSDEGPGIPPAEREKIFDMFYTAARGDRGGQGTGLGLAICQGMVGAHGGRITVEDGIDGRGTTLVLHLPLQQQPDLEQLDAAV; from the coding sequence ATGACCGACCCCAACCGCGCCGACGCCCTGCTGGCCGACCTGCCCCCCATGGGCCGTGGCCGCCTCAAGGTATTCCTCGGCGCCGCACCGGGCGTCGGCAAGACCTACGCCATGTTGCTGGCCGCCCAGAGCCAGTTGCGCCAGAGCGTGAAGCTGCGCGTCGGCGTCGTCGAAACCCACGGCCGCGCGGAGACGGAGGCCTTGCTCGCCGGCCTGCCGCAGCAGGCGCTCAAGCGCTCCGAATACCGCGGTATCACTCTGGAGGAAATGGACCTCGACGGCCTGCTCGGCGACCCGCCGGCGCTGGCGCTGGTGGACGAGCTGGCCCACAGCAACGCCCCCGGCAGCCGCCATGCCAAACGCTGGCAGGACATCCAGGAACTGCTCTCCGCCGGCATCGACGTCTACACCACGGTCAACGTCCAGCACCTGGAAAGCCTCAACGACCAGGTGCGCGACATCACCGGCGTGCAGGTGCGCGAAACCGTGCCCGACTGGGTATTGCAGGAAGCCTACGAGCTGCTGCTGGTGGACCTGCCGCCGCGCGAGCTGCTGGAGCGCCTGCGCGAGGGCAAGGTCTACGTGCCCGAGCAGGCCCGCGCCGCCATCGACGCCTTCTTCAGTCAGACCAACCTCACCGCACTCCGCGAGCTGGCCATGCAGACCGCTGCCGCGCGGGTTGACGACGATCTCGCCCATCGCTATCGCCAGCAGGGCGGCGACGCCCCCGCTGTGCGCGGAAGGTTGCTGGTGGGGGTGGATGGAGAACACAACGCCGAACGGCTGGTGCGCCATGCCAGCCGCGTCGCCGAACGCCGGCATCTGCCCTGGTCGCTGGTCCACGTCGATACCGGCGAGGCGCGCAGCGAAACGTCGCGCATGCAGTTGCAGAACGCCCAGCAACTGGCCGAGCGCCTCGGTGGCGACGTGGTCGAACTGCGCGGCGGCGAAGTCGCGCGCACCCTGGTCGAACACGCCAAGGAACGTCGCGCCACGCTGTTGCTGGTCGGCCGCTCGCGGCAACGCTGGTATCGCCGTCTGTTCGGCGGCGGCCTGGCAGCGCGCCTGCTGCGCCTGGGCGACGGGCTGGAAATCAGCGTGCTCGATAGCGAGGCCGACCTCGCGCCGCCCAGGGCCCGTCCGCAATCGCCCTGGCCCTGGGGCAACTACCTGCTCGCCACACTGGCCGCCGGCTGTGCCAGCGCCCTGGCGTGGGCAGTGGCCAGTGTGCTGGAGCTGCCGAACATCTCCCTGGTGTTCCTCGCCGCCGTACTGCTGGTGGCGGTACGCAGCAGCCTCGGCCCGGCGCTGGCTTGCGCGGTGCTGTCGTTCCTGGCCTACGACTTCCTGTTCATCCCGCCGCATTTCTCCTTCTCCATCCAGCGCGAAGAAGACGTGCTGACCTTGCTGTTCTTCCTCCTCATGGCCGGCCTCACCGGCAACCTCGCGGCCCGCCAGCGTCGGCAGTTGCAGGCGCTGCGCGAAACGCAGGAAGAGACCAGCCAGATGCTCGAACTGTCGCGCAAGCTCACCGCCGCCACCGACCGCCAGGCGGTGATGGCTGCCGCCGCGCAGCAACTGGGCGGCTGGGAGGGGCTGGATATCTGCCTGCTTGGCCGGGTCAACGGCGAGTGGAAGCTGGAGGGTGGCTTCAACCGCACGCTGGAAGACCAGGAGCGTGCCGCCGCCGACTGGGCCTGGCAGCACGATCAGCCCGCCGGCCTGGGCACCGGCACGCTGCCGGGCGGGCGCTGGTGGTGGTGGCCGCTGTCCGGCGAGGACGGTCCGCTGGCGCTGCTCGGCGTCAGCCCGCGTGATTCGCAACCTTTGTCCGGCTCGCGCCGTCGTCTGCTTGCAGCTCTGGGGCAGCCACTGGCGCAGGCATTGGCCCGTGCTCGTCTGGCCGAAGATCTCGAAGCCGCGCGTCTGCACGGCGAAACCGAACAACTGCGCAGTGCGCTGCTGGCCTCGGTCAGCCACGACCTGCGTACCCCGCTGACCTCCATGCGCGGCGCCATCGACAGCCTGCTGGCCCTCGGCGACGCCATCCCGCCGCCGGATCGCCGCGAGTTGCTGGAGAGCACCCGCGACGAGGCCGAGCGCCTGGACCGCTACATCCAGAACCTGCTGGACATGACCCGCCTCGGCCATGGCGGCCTGAAGCTGTCGCGCGACTGGGTATCGCCCGGCGACATCGTTGGCAGCGCGCTCAATCGCCTGCGCGCGGTGGTCGCTCCGTATCGGGTGGAAACCCGAGTAGCGCCGGAACTGCCGCTGCTCTACGTGCATGCCGCGCTGATCGAACAGGCGCTGGTCAACGTGCTGGAAAACGCCGCGCGTTTCTCGCCGCCGCAAGGCCGCTTGCGGGTGGCGTTAGAGCAGGGCGAGGACGAGCTGCGCTTCCTGGTCAGCGACGAAGGGCCGGGTATACCGCCGGCGGAGCGCGAGAAGATCTTCGACATGTTCTACACCGCCGCGCGCGGTGATCGTGGCGGGCAAGGCACCGGGCTGGGCCTGGCGATCTGCCAGGGCATGGTCGGCGCCCACGGCGGGCGCATCACCGTCGAGGACGGCATCGACGGGCGCGGTACCACCCTCGTGCTGCACCTGCCGCTGCAGCAACAGCCGGACCTGGAGCAGCTTGATGCTGCTGTCTGA
- a CDS encoding response regulator: MNASAATILVVDDEPQIRKFLRISLSAGGYKVLEAGTGEEGLAQAALGRPDLVVLDLGLPDKDGQDVLRELREWSQVPVLVLSVRASESEKVLALDSGANDYVTKPFGIQEFLARIRVLLRQGASGETQEAVVAVGPLSVDFSYRRVLLDGEEVSLTRKEYAVLSTLARHVGRVVTQQQLLKDIWGPTHTEDTHYLRVVVGHLRQKLADDPAVPRFIVTEAGVGYRLREG, encoded by the coding sequence ATGAACGCCAGCGCCGCCACCATCCTGGTCGTCGACGACGAACCGCAGATCCGCAAGTTCCTCCGTATCAGCCTCAGTGCTGGCGGCTACAAGGTGCTCGAAGCTGGCACCGGCGAGGAAGGTTTGGCCCAGGCCGCACTGGGCCGCCCGGACTTGGTGGTGCTCGACCTTGGCCTGCCGGACAAGGACGGCCAGGACGTGCTGCGCGAACTGCGCGAGTGGTCGCAGGTGCCGGTGCTGGTGCTTTCCGTGCGTGCCAGCGAAAGCGAGAAGGTGCTGGCGCTGGACAGCGGCGCCAATGACTACGTGACCAAGCCCTTCGGCATCCAGGAATTCCTCGCGCGCATCCGCGTGCTGCTGCGCCAGGGCGCCAGTGGCGAGACGCAGGAGGCGGTGGTCGCGGTGGGGCCGCTGAGTGTGGATTTCTCCTATCGCCGCGTACTGCTCGATGGCGAGGAGGTGTCGCTGACGCGCAAGGAGTACGCGGTGCTCTCGACCCTGGCGCGGCATGTGGGCCGGGTGGTGACGCAGCAGCAACTGCTCAAGGATATCTGGGGGCCGACGCATACCGAGGACACGCACTACCTGCGGGTGGTGGTCGGTCACCTGCGGCAGAAGCTCGCGGATGATCCGGCGGTGCCGCGGTTCATCGTCACCGAGGCGGGCGTCGGTTATCGCTTGCGCGAGGGCTGA
- a CDS encoding patatin-like phospholipase family protein, whose amino-acid sequence MSKQIALVLGSGGARGYAHIGVIEEIERRGYEVVCIAGCSMGAVIGGIYAAGKLGEYRDWVESLDYLDVLRLLDVSFRLGAIRGERVFGKIHEILGEIDIEQLPIPYTAVATDLTNQQEIWFQEGCLHQAMRASAAIPSLFTPVMQGTRMLVDGGLLNPLPIVPVVSTHADLIVAVNLNATNQRQYSLPVIERPPALKGRFDSVISGLSNKLSFFRRGDVEPPPELIADALLHPVPAASEEPAEPEMQQPAAAPQAKGSPRSATGSHVIDSSSPASLLELVNQSFEVMQTSLAQYKIAGYPPDILINVPKRVCRFFEFYKAPELIALGRQIASDTLDRYEAENPY is encoded by the coding sequence ATGTCAAAACAGATCGCGCTGGTACTCGGTTCCGGCGGCGCGCGCGGTTATGCGCATATCGGAGTGATCGAGGAGATCGAACGGCGCGGCTATGAGGTGGTGTGTATCGCCGGCTGCTCCATGGGCGCGGTGATCGGCGGCATCTACGCCGCCGGCAAGCTGGGCGAGTACCGCGACTGGGTGGAAAGCCTGGACTACCTCGACGTGCTGCGCCTGCTCGACGTCAGCTTCCGCCTCGGCGCCATCCGCGGTGAGCGGGTATTCGGCAAGATCCACGAAATTCTCGGCGAGATCGACATCGAACAGCTGCCGATCCCCTACACGGCGGTGGCCACCGACCTCACCAACCAGCAGGAAATCTGGTTCCAGGAAGGCTGCCTGCACCAGGCCATGCGCGCCTCGGCGGCGATCCCCAGCCTGTTCACCCCGGTCATGCAGGGCACCCGCATGCTGGTGGACGGCGGCCTGCTCAACCCGCTGCCGATCGTCCCGGTGGTCTCGACCCACGCCGACCTGATCGTCGCGGTCAACCTCAACGCCACCAACCAGCGCCAGTACTCGCTGCCGGTGATCGAGCGCCCACCGGCGCTAAAGGGCCGCTTCGATTCGGTGATCTCCGGGCTGTCGAACAAGCTGAGCTTCTTCCGCCGTGGCGACGTCGAGCCGCCACCCGAGCTGATCGCCGACGCCCTGCTGCACCCGGTGCCAGCCGCCTCCGAAGAGCCTGCCGAACCGGAAATGCAGCAACCCGCCGCCGCCCCGCAGGCCAAGGGCTCGCCACGCTCGGCCACCGGCAGCCACGTGATCGACAGCAGCAGCCCGGCCTCGCTGCTGGAACTGGTGAACCAGAGCTTCGAGGTGATGCAGACCTCGCTGGCGCAGTACAAGATCGCCGGCTACCCGCCGGATATCCTGATCAACGTGCCCAAGCGCGTGTGCCGCTTCTTCGAGTTCTACAAGGCCCCCGAACTCATCGCCCTCGGCCGGCAGATCGCCAGCGATACGCTGGATCGGTATGAGGCGGAGAATCCTTATTGA
- the selD gene encoding selenide, water dikinase SelD — MSEPIRLTQYSHGAGCGCKISPKVLEVILAGSGAQNLDPKLWVGNASRDDAAVYEIDAERGVVSTTDFFMPIVDDPFDFGRIAATNAISDIYAMGGDPLMAIAILGWPVNVLAPEIAREVIAGGRKVCDEAGIPLAGGHSIDAPEPIFGLAVTGLVEKRFMKRNDTATAGCKLYLTKPLGIGILTTAEKKAKLRAEDVGVARDWMCTLNKPGARFGKLDGVKAMTDVTGFGLLGHLVEMADGSGLTARVSYDAVPRLASVEYYLEAGCVPGGTLRNFDSYGERIAPLPELHKLLLCDPQTSGGLLVAVEPAGEAQFLATAKELGMDLAPIGELVGRQRHAVEVM; from the coding sequence ATGAGCGAACCGATCCGCCTGACCCAGTACAGCCACGGTGCCGGCTGTGGCTGCAAGATTTCCCCCAAGGTCCTGGAGGTCATCCTCGCGGGCAGCGGCGCGCAGAACCTCGACCCCAAGCTGTGGGTCGGCAACGCCTCGCGCGATGACGCCGCCGTCTACGAAATCGATGCCGAGCGCGGCGTGGTGTCCACCACCGATTTCTTCATGCCGATCGTCGATGATCCCTTCGACTTCGGCCGTATCGCCGCCACCAATGCCATCAGCGACATCTACGCCATGGGCGGCGACCCGCTGATGGCCATCGCCATCCTCGGCTGGCCGGTGAACGTGCTGGCGCCGGAAATCGCCCGCGAAGTGATCGCCGGTGGCCGCAAGGTCTGCGACGAAGCCGGCATCCCGCTGGCCGGCGGGCACTCCATCGATGCGCCCGAGCCGATCTTCGGCCTGGCCGTCACCGGGCTGGTGGAGAAGCGCTTCATGAAGCGCAACGACACCGCCACCGCCGGCTGCAAGCTGTACCTGACCAAGCCGCTGGGCATCGGCATCCTCACCACCGCCGAGAAGAAGGCCAAGCTGCGCGCCGAAGACGTGGGCGTCGCCCGCGACTGGATGTGTACTCTGAACAAGCCCGGCGCGCGCTTCGGCAAGCTCGACGGAGTGAAGGCGATGACCGACGTCACCGGCTTTGGCCTGCTCGGCCACCTGGTTGAAATGGCCGACGGCAGCGGCCTGACTGCCCGCGTGAGCTACGACGCCGTGCCGCGTCTGGCCAGCGTCGAGTACTACCTGGAAGCCGGTTGCGTACCCGGCGGCACCCTGCGCAACTTCGACAGCTACGGCGAGCGCATCGCGCCGCTGCCCGAGCTGCACAAGCTGCTGCTGTGCGACCCGCAGACCAGCGGCGGCCTGCTGGTGGCGGTGGAGCCTGCGGGCGAGGCGCAGTTCCTCGCCACGGCGAAGGAGCTGGGCATGGACCTGGCGCCCATCGGCGAACTGGTCGGCCGACAGCGTCACGCGGTCGAGGTGATGTGA
- the mnmH gene encoding tRNA 2-selenouridine(34) synthase MnmH: MRDNTRHYRELFLGDVKMMDVRAPVEFDKGAFPNVINLPLMNDSERQKVGTCYKQNGQQAAIALGHELVMGKLKAARIEAWANFARANPEGYLYCFRGGLRSQITQQWLKTEAGIEYPRVVGGYKAMRGFLFDTTRAAVEECQFVLVGGLTGTGKTEVIAQLANSLDLEGHANHRGSAFGRRATPQPAQIDFENRLAIDILKKRHAGTEQFVLEDEGRIVGSCSVPLELYQGMQHYPLVWLEDSFEQRVERILKDYVVNLCADHVQVVGEEGGFESFAAYLRKSLSGIVKRLGGERYQRLAAIMDEALEEQKRSGAVDLHRGWIEGLLGEYYDPMYAFQRESKGERVEFRGTQDEVVEYLRFRAER; encoded by the coding sequence ATGCGCGACAACACCCGCCACTACCGCGAACTGTTCCTCGGCGATGTGAAGATGATGGACGTGCGCGCCCCGGTCGAGTTCGACAAGGGCGCGTTCCCCAATGTGATCAACCTGCCGCTGATGAACGACAGCGAGCGGCAGAAGGTCGGCACCTGCTACAAGCAGAATGGCCAGCAGGCGGCCATCGCGCTGGGCCACGAGCTGGTCATGGGCAAGCTCAAGGCCGCGCGCATCGAGGCCTGGGCGAATTTCGCCAGGGCCAACCCCGAGGGCTATCTGTACTGCTTCCGCGGCGGGCTGCGTTCGCAGATCACCCAGCAGTGGCTGAAGACCGAAGCCGGCATCGAATACCCGCGCGTGGTCGGCGGCTACAAGGCGATGCGCGGTTTCCTCTTCGACACCACCCGCGCCGCCGTCGAGGAGTGCCAGTTCGTGCTGGTGGGTGGCCTGACCGGCACCGGCAAGACCGAGGTCATCGCCCAACTGGCCAACAGCCTGGACCTCGAAGGCCACGCCAACCACCGCGGTTCCGCCTTCGGCCGCCGCGCCACGCCGCAGCCGGCGCAGATCGATTTCGAGAACCGCCTGGCCATCGACATCCTGAAGAAGCGCCACGCCGGCACGGAGCAGTTCGTGCTGGAGGACGAGGGGCGCATCGTCGGCAGCTGCTCGGTGCCGCTGGAGCTGTACCAGGGCATGCAGCACTACCCGCTGGTGTGGCTGGAAGACAGCTTCGAGCAGCGCGTGGAGCGCATCCTCAAGGACTACGTGGTGAACCTGTGCGCCGACCATGTGCAGGTAGTGGGCGAGGAGGGCGGCTTCGAGTCCTTCGCCGCCTACCTGCGCAAGAGCCTGTCGGGCATCGTCAAGCGCCTGGGCGGCGAACGCTACCAGCGCCTGGCGGCGATCATGGATGAGGCCCTGGAAGAGCAGAAGCGCAGCGGCGCGGTGGACCTGCACCGGGGCTGGATCGAAGGGCTGCTGGGCGAATACTACGACCCGATGTACGCCTTCCAGCGTGAGAGCAAGGGCGAGCGCGTGGAGTTCCGCGGCACCCAGGACGAGGTGGTGGAGTACCTGCGCTTCCGCGCGGAGCGCTGA